Proteins from a genomic interval of Pseudoruegeria sp. SHC-113:
- a CDS encoding DUF1150 domain-containing protein: MENEFEIPSGAKDRIVYIRPIELNDLPEEVQEQAMDAKDLVAVHNSDGEQLALVDGRRLAFILAREHDFEPVSIH, from the coding sequence TTGGAAAACGAATTCGAGATCCCGTCCGGGGCCAAGGATCGTATCGTCTACATCCGCCCCATCGAGCTGAACGACCTGCCCGAAGAGGTGCAGGAACAGGCCATGGACGCCAAAGATCTGGTGGCCGTGCACAATTCCGACGGCGAGCAGCTTGCACTGGTCGATGGCCGCCGTCTTGCCTTCATTCTTGCCCGCGAGCATGATTTCGAGCCGGTGAGCATCCACTGA
- a CDS encoding PhzF family phenazine biosynthesis protein, which produces MAAYAFDWVDAFTAQPFGGNGCVVVHGAADISYEDRLALVRETSLAECAYMVGSDVADFGVRYYLADKEILMAGHPTVATVASLLDRGMVRLEGGLAEFTLEVGAGVLPIRVEDTTSGPLITMTQAAPSFGKQHEPARIAAIYGLSADDILGTPQTVSTGTPFCITVLKSRDALRRAQMDVGALEAFRAYDGSDRASLMEPFLVTLGGETEAGDTFSRLLLAPPSLPEDPFTGSATGCMAAYLWHHGLIEAPRFTAEQGHWMGRPGQAQVEVLGPREAITGVKVGGQARVLMRGELAL; this is translated from the coding sequence ATGGCCGCTTACGCCTTCGATTGGGTGGACGCTTTCACGGCGCAGCCCTTCGGAGGCAACGGTTGTGTCGTGGTGCACGGTGCGGCCGATATCTCCTATGAGGATCGCCTCGCGCTGGTGCGCGAAACATCGCTGGCGGAATGCGCATATATGGTCGGCTCCGATGTGGCCGACTTCGGCGTGCGCTATTACCTGGCCGACAAGGAAATCCTGATGGCGGGTCACCCGACGGTGGCCACCGTTGCTTCGCTGCTGGATCGCGGCATGGTGCGGCTGGAAGGCGGCTTGGCGGAGTTCACGCTGGAAGTGGGCGCGGGGGTTTTGCCGATCCGTGTCGAAGATACCACCAGCGGTCCGCTCATCACCATGACGCAAGCTGCGCCCAGTTTCGGCAAGCAGCACGAGCCCGCGCGCATTGCTGCGATCTACGGGCTGTCTGCCGATGACATCCTCGGCACGCCGCAGACCGTTTCCACCGGAACGCCTTTCTGCATCACGGTTCTCAAGAGCCGCGACGCCCTGCGCCGCGCTCAGATGGACGTGGGGGCGCTGGAGGCGTTCCGCGCCTATGACGGCTCCGATCGCGCCAGCCTGATGGAGCCCTTCCTCGTCACGCTCGGCGGCGAAACCGAGGCGGGCGATACATTTTCGCGCCTGCTTTTGGCCCCGCCTTCGCTGCCCGAGGATCCCTTCACCGGCTCGGCGACGGGCTGCATGGCCGCCTACCTCTGGCACCACGGACTGATCGAGGCCCCACGCTTCACGGCGGAGCAGGGCCATTGGATGGGCCGCCCCGGCCAGGCGCAGGTGGAGGTTCTGGGCCCGCGCGAGGCGATCACCGGTGTGAAGGTCGGCGGGCAGGCCCGCGTGCTGATGCGCGGCGAACTGGCGCTCTAA
- a CDS encoding WD40/YVTN/BNR-like repeat-containing protein has product MPLTLLIGTTKGAFLAESDATRESFRVRGPFCGGWPINHMAGDPETGTIWAGGGGDWFGAGVWRSTDNGETWSLSRMTSGQQDEWAKNDADFAAMIGWTDAPLPFGDDFAQVWSLHQADGALYAGTKPATLLKSTDGGQTWEKLSGLTDHPSAKDWQGGAAGLTLHTILHDPAAPEKLWVGISAAGVFASEDGGASWERRNRVSNAQACEGHDHPAAPKGGEIGHCVHNMQRAAGGGDLLYQQNHHGVWRSKDGGRNWDDITEGLPSTFGFPIHAHPRDPDVIWTLPLNGDMAGRFPPDAACAVWCSRDGGDSWQAQRQGLPQEACFFTVLRQAMAGDRQEPAGVYFGTNSGSVFATRDEGESWQEVVRHLPTILSVEVLDR; this is encoded by the coding sequence ATGCCCCTCACCCTGCTCATCGGCACCACCAAGGGTGCCTTCCTCGCCGAAAGTGACGCAACCCGCGAAAGCTTCCGCGTACGCGGCCCCTTCTGCGGCGGCTGGCCGATCAACCACATGGCGGGCGATCCCGAGACCGGCACGATCTGGGCCGGGGGCGGCGGCGATTGGTTCGGCGCGGGCGTCTGGCGCAGTACCGACAATGGCGAGACATGGTCGCTTTCGCGCATGACAAGCGGGCAGCAGGACGAATGGGCGAAGAACGACGCCGATTTTGCCGCGATGATCGGCTGGACCGATGCCCCGCTGCCCTTCGGCGATGACTTCGCGCAGGTCTGGTCCCTGCATCAGGCGGACGGCGCGCTCTATGCGGGCACGAAACCAGCCACGCTTCTGAAAAGCACCGATGGCGGGCAGACGTGGGAGAAACTTTCAGGCCTCACAGATCACCCGTCCGCCAAAGATTGGCAAGGCGGCGCGGCCGGATTGACGCTGCACACGATCCTGCATGACCCTGCCGCACCCGAAAAGCTCTGGGTCGGGATCTCGGCGGCCGGGGTTTTCGCCAGCGAGGATGGCGGCGCAAGCTGGGAGCGGCGCAACCGGGTGAGCAATGCGCAGGCCTGCGAGGGCCATGATCACCCCGCCGCGCCCAAGGGTGGCGAAATCGGCCATTGCGTGCACAACATGCAGCGCGCCGCAGGGGGCGGCGATCTGCTCTACCAGCAAAACCACCACGGCGTCTGGCGCTCCAAGGACGGCGGGCGCAACTGGGATGACATCACCGAAGGCCTGCCCTCGACCTTCGGCTTCCCGATCCACGCCCACCCGCGCGATCCCGATGTGATCTGGACGCTGCCGCTCAACGGCGACATGGCCGGGCGCTTCCCGCCCGATGCCGCCTGCGCCGTCTGGTGCTCGCGCGACGGCGGCGACAGCTGGCAGGCGCAGCGGCAGGGGCTGCCGCAGGAAGCCTGTTTCTTCACCGTGCTGCGTCAGGCGATGGCGGGGGACCGGCAGGAGCCCGCGGGCGTCTACTTCGGGACAAACAGCGGCTCTGTCTTCGCAACGCGGGATGAAGGCGAAAGCTGGCAGGAGGTGGTGCGCCACCTGCCGACGATTCTGTCGGTGGAAGTCTTGGATCGGTAA